A genomic segment from Triticum dicoccoides isolate Atlit2015 ecotype Zavitan chromosome 1A, WEW_v2.0, whole genome shotgun sequence encodes:
- the LOC119289088 gene encoding probable cytokinin riboside 5'-monophosphate phosphoribohydrolase LOGL7 produces the protein MGDRAECRFRTVCVFCGSSAGRRRVFGDAALDLGRELVTRGVDLVYGGGSIGLMGLVARTVLDGGRRVVGVIPRALMPVEILGESVGEVKVVSDMHERKAEMARRSEAFIALPGGYGTMEELLEMITWSQLGIHNKPVGLLNVDGYYDTLLALFDKGAREGFINPDCTHILVSAPTAAELLTKMEQYTRSHQEVAPATSWEISELGYTTAPPADG, from the exons ATGGGGGACAGGGCGGAGTGCAGGTTCCGCACGGTGTGCGTCTTCTGCGGCAGCAGCGCCGGCCGCCGCAGGGTGTTCGGCGACGCGGCCCTCGACCTTGGCCGCGAGCTG GTGACGAGGGGCGTCGACCTGGTCTACGGCGGCGGCAGCATCGGCCTCATGGGCCTCGTCGCGCGGACGGTGCTCGACGGCGGCCGCCGTGTCGTCGG GGTGATTCCCAGGGCTCTCATGCCTGTCGAG ATATTAGGTGAGAGCGTGGGGGAAGTAAAGGTTGTATCTGACATGCACGAGAGGAAAGCAGAGATGGCTCGACGATCTGAAGCATTCATCGCTCTTCCAG GGGGGTACGGAACCATGGAGGAGCTGTTGGAGATGATAACATGGTCCCAACTCGGAATTCACAACAAACCC GTTGGGCTGCTCAATGTGGATGGTTACTATGATACCCTGCTTGCACTGTTTGACAAAGGCGCGAGAGAGGGCTTCATCAACCCAGACTGTACACACATACTTGTCTCAGCGCCAACCGCCGCGGAATTGCTGACAAAGATGGAG CAATACACTCGGTCGCACCAGGAGGTGGCCCCTGCGACGAGTTGGGAGATCTCAGAGCTTGGCTACACAACAGCACCACCGGCTGATGGATGA